The sequence below is a genomic window from Anaerolineae bacterium.
GATCGTCTGCCTCCAGCGTATGCAGATGCACGCCATCGGTGAGCTCGCTCAAGAGCCGCGCTTGTGTCTCCCGCAATTTCTCCATGAACGCGCGCACATGAGCACGTGTGCTGTGCATTAACTGGCCTTTCACCTCTCCGTAGATGGGGTGTTCCACGATGACGTCCACCACCGTCACACCCAGGTCCACCAATCGCTCTAACTCGTCTTGGGTCTGCTCTGGCGTGTGACGTACAGCGACGACGATGCGCGGCCGCGGCGCGCCGGCCGCCGACAGCCAGATGTAGCCGCGGGTGGTGGGCAAGATCGGGTGGCCGGCTGCACGCAGCACGCTCATGTCCTGCACGATCACCTGCCGGCTCACGCCGAACTGTTTCGCCAGAGCGCTGCCGGGCACCGGCTCACGCGTGGCCTGTAGATAGGCCAGAATCGCCTGACGTCGCTCGTGGGTTTCCATCCGCCTCCTCGTGAGCTCGGCGTATCAATCAAGGCGAGTATATACATTTCCAGGTGTCTTGTCAAATGTCAAGACAACGGACACATACACGAGTTGCCCCCTCCTATCGACCCAAGGCTTTTGCCCTGAGGCCAAGTTGT
It includes:
- a CDS encoding transcription repressor NadR, yielding METHERRQAILAYLQATREPVPGSALAKQFGVSRQVIVQDMSVLRAAGHPILPTTRGYIWLSAAGAPRPRIVVAVRHTPEQTQDELERLVDLGVTVVDVIVEHPIYGEVKGQLMHSTRAHVRAFMEKLRETQARLLSELTDGVHLHTLEADDPARLDMAIAVLRQAGYLIE